Proteins encoded together in one Chitinophaga varians window:
- a CDS encoding type 1 glutamine amidotransferase, which translates to MHIHYFQHVPFEGLASIADWITQRGHTTSHTRWYDDDPDTTGLEEAELLIIVGGTMGVYEPYPWIPAETKLIQKAMDSGKKILGICLGAQLLAHALGANVYPQKQPEIGWFPIDITFQEQAAPLEKVLPHHLNTFHFHGDTFDIPAGATRFAASAACSNQAFIYGDRIIGLQFHMEMNSVAILEILRNCFSAFKHHAPFVQQPEKIEQYLHLANENNQTMFRLLDYLAGL; encoded by the coding sequence ATGCATATCCACTATTTTCAACACGTGCCTTTTGAAGGCCTGGCCAGCATTGCAGACTGGATAACCCAGAGAGGGCATACTACCAGCCATACCCGCTGGTATGATGACGATCCCGACACCACCGGCCTGGAAGAAGCGGAGCTGCTGATCATTGTAGGAGGCACCATGGGCGTATATGAACCATATCCGTGGATACCGGCCGAGACGAAGCTCATCCAAAAAGCAATGGACAGCGGAAAGAAAATACTAGGCATATGCCTCGGAGCACAGCTACTGGCCCACGCACTGGGTGCTAATGTATACCCGCAAAAACAACCTGAAATAGGCTGGTTCCCAATAGACATCACGTTCCAGGAACAGGCCGCACCACTGGAAAAAGTGCTGCCTCACCACCTCAACACCTTCCATTTCCATGGCGACACTTTCGATATACCCGCCGGCGCCACCCGCTTCGCCGCATCGGCCGCATGCAGCAACCAGGCGTTCATATACGGCGACCGCATCATCGGACTGCAATTTCATATGGAAATGAACAGCGTGGCCATCCTGGAGATATTGCGCAACTGCTTCAGCGCTTTTAAACACCATGCGCCCTTCGTGCAGCAACCGGAGAAAATAGAACAATACCTGCACCTGGCCAACGAAAATAATCAAACCATGTTCCGGCTGCTGGACTACCTGGCCGGACTATAA
- a CDS encoding YpdA family putative bacillithiol disulfide reductase, translated as MIAAYDVLIIGGGPIGIACGLAAKRAGLSYVIIEKGCLVNSLYNYPLYMTFFSTSERLEIGGIPFVSINPKPSRPEALEYYRRVATSEALNINLFEEVRELQPNGNEYFITTTKSAYHARHVIIATGFYDIPNLLNVPGEQLPKVTHYYKDPHYYATRKVVVVGAHNSAVDAALETYRKGAQVTMVVREGEIGKRVKYWVKPDIENRIKEGSIKAYFHSTIKSIDEQSVTIDTPDGEVSFANDFVIAMTGYQPDFSLLQKAGIQLSDDAKKLPVYNPLTMETNMPHIYLAGVVCGGMDTHVWFIENSREHADKIIQSITN; from the coding sequence ATGATCGCTGCTTACGACGTACTGATAATTGGAGGAGGACCCATCGGAATAGCTTGCGGACTGGCCGCAAAAAGAGCAGGGCTCAGCTATGTCATCATCGAAAAAGGTTGCCTCGTCAACTCCCTCTACAACTACCCCCTGTACATGACTTTCTTCTCTACTTCAGAAAGACTGGAAATAGGCGGTATTCCTTTTGTGTCCATCAATCCCAAGCCCTCACGGCCGGAAGCGCTGGAATATTACAGACGTGTGGCCACCTCGGAAGCACTTAATATCAACCTGTTTGAAGAAGTCAGGGAGCTGCAGCCCAATGGCAACGAGTATTTCATCACTACCACCAAAAGCGCGTATCATGCCCGGCATGTGATCATCGCCACCGGTTTCTATGATATCCCCAACCTGCTGAACGTTCCCGGCGAACAGCTGCCTAAAGTGACACACTACTATAAAGACCCGCATTACTACGCTACCCGCAAAGTAGTAGTGGTAGGCGCTCACAACTCTGCCGTAGACGCTGCACTGGAGACCTATCGCAAAGGCGCGCAGGTGACCATGGTAGTCCGGGAAGGAGAGATCGGCAAAAGAGTAAAATACTGGGTCAAACCGGATATCGAAAACAGGATCAAGGAAGGATCTATCAAAGCATATTTCCACTCCACCATCAAAAGCATCGACGAACAATCGGTGACCATCGATACACCGGACGGAGAAGTATCTTTCGCCAACGATTTTGTGATCGCCATGACGGGCTACCAGCCTGATTTCTCACTGTTGCAAAAAGCAGGCATCCAGCTCTCCGACGATGCTAAAAAACTGCCTGTGTACAACCCGCTGACCATGGAAACCAATATGCCGCACATCTATCTGGCCGGCGTAGTCTGTGGCGGCATGGACACACACGTGTGGTTTATCGAAAACTCCCGCGAACACGCAGACAAAATCATACAGTCAATTACGAATTAA
- the murB gene encoding UDP-N-acetylmuramate dehydrogenase, producing MVSENVLLQSYNTFGIPAMSRYFASFDSEAALLALLDEPRVKGLPRMILGGGSNILFTQDFDGLMLKNEIKGMKVVDEDNDHVYVKAGAGENWHGFVQYCLAADMAGLENLSLIPGNVGASPMQNIGAYGVEIKDTFHSLEALHLADRRVVTFTNNDCAFGYRESVFKKQYRNQFAILNVTYRLNKTPRFNTSYGAINEELERMGIKELSIQAISQAVINIRTSKLPDPAKIGNAGSFFKNPSIDAAKYEALKATFPQIVAYPLADGHFKLAAGWLIEQCGWKGYREGDAGVHAKQALVLVNYGHAKGSEIYALSQRVVDSVQEKFGVELEREVNIL from the coding sequence ATGGTATCAGAAAATGTGTTGCTGCAATCCTATAATACATTTGGCATCCCGGCAATGAGCCGTTATTTCGCTTCGTTTGACAGTGAAGCTGCGTTGCTGGCCCTGCTGGATGAGCCACGGGTAAAGGGATTGCCCCGGATGATCCTGGGCGGTGGCAGCAACATCCTGTTTACACAGGATTTTGATGGGCTCATGCTCAAAAATGAAATCAAGGGCATGAAGGTGGTAGACGAGGATAACGACCACGTATATGTGAAAGCCGGCGCCGGCGAGAACTGGCATGGCTTTGTGCAGTACTGCCTGGCCGCCGATATGGCCGGTCTGGAAAACCTGTCGCTGATACCAGGCAATGTAGGCGCCAGCCCCATGCAGAATATCGGCGCTTACGGCGTGGAGATAAAAGACACGTTCCATTCACTGGAAGCCTTGCACCTGGCAGACCGCAGGGTTGTCACTTTTACGAACAATGACTGTGCGTTCGGGTATCGTGAAAGCGTCTTCAAAAAACAATACCGTAACCAGTTTGCTATTCTGAACGTTACTTACCGGCTCAATAAAACACCCCGCTTTAATACCAGCTATGGCGCTATCAACGAGGAGCTGGAGCGTATGGGCATCAAAGAGCTGTCCATACAGGCTATCAGCCAGGCGGTGATCAATATCCGGACATCCAAGTTGCCTGACCCCGCTAAAATCGGTAATGCCGGCAGCTTTTTCAAGAACCCGTCTATCGATGCGGCCAAATATGAAGCGTTAAAAGCGACCTTCCCGCAGATTGTTGCGTATCCGTTGGCTGACGGGCATTTCAAGCTGGCGGCAGGCTGGTTGATAGAACAGTGCGGCTGGAAAGGCTACCGTGAAGGCGATGCCGGCGTGCACGCGAAACAGGCACTGGTGCTGGTGAATTATGGTCATGCCAAAGGCAGTGAGATCTATGCGCTGTCTCAACGGGTGGTGGATAGCGTTCAGGAGAAATTTGGAGTGGAACTGGAACGGGAGGTCAATATACTCTAA